Proteins encoded by one window of Paenibacillus urinalis:
- a CDS encoding gluconeogenesis factor YvcK family protein: MKVAVEQMKRPHIVVMGGGTGLSVMLRGLKNKPLDITAIVTVADDGGSSGILRDELQMPPPGDIRNVLTALADVEPLMSELLNYRFSGSNGLAGHSLGNLILAGMTDITGDFVTAVREISRVFAVRGQVLPAAGEAVVLHAEMEDGTIVTGESQIPEHGGRIKRVFLEPDHVEPLPEAVAAIEQADAIIIGPGSLYTSILPNLLVPKLAEAVVASQAAKIFICNVMTQPGETDGYTVSDHLKAIDAHIGTRLFDYVIVNNGDIPEPVQEMYAEQGAKPVQMDLEEILKLSNECIADRLVLYRTYLRHDANKLSHHIYTLVQNWMIRKR; the protein is encoded by the coding sequence ATGAAAGTGGCTGTTGAACAAATGAAACGTCCGCATATCGTCGTAATGGGCGGGGGTACAGGGCTGTCTGTTATGCTGCGGGGGTTAAAGAATAAGCCGCTTGATATCACGGCAATCGTTACGGTAGCTGATGACGGGGGGAGCTCAGGCATATTGCGCGATGAGCTGCAGATGCCTCCTCCCGGCGATATCCGTAATGTACTCACAGCGCTTGCTGATGTGGAACCGCTGATGTCAGAATTGCTTAATTATCGTTTTAGTGGAAGTAATGGCTTGGCAGGACATAGTCTTGGCAATCTTATCTTGGCAGGTATGACCGATATAACGGGCGACTTTGTGACTGCAGTCCGGGAGATCAGCCGCGTCTTTGCAGTACGTGGACAGGTGCTTCCCGCTGCCGGTGAAGCCGTCGTTTTACACGCAGAAATGGAAGATGGCACAATCGTAACCGGTGAGTCGCAGATCCCTGAGCATGGCGGCCGGATTAAACGAGTGTTCCTTGAACCGGATCACGTGGAGCCGTTGCCAGAGGCTGTCGCTGCTATCGAACAAGCAGATGCCATTATTATAGGTCCAGGCAGTCTCTACACCAGTATTTTGCCCAACCTGCTCGTTCCCAAACTGGCAGAAGCTGTCGTTGCCTCCCAGGCGGCGAAGATCTTTATTTGCAACGTGATGACCCAGCCAGGGGAAACCGACGGATATACGGTAAGTGACCATCTCAAAGCTATTGATGCGCACATCGGGACGAGATTGTTCGACTACGTTATTGTAAATAATGGAGATATACCAGAACCGGTACAGGAGATGTATGCGGAGCAAGGCGCTAAGCCTGTACAGATGGATCTGGAAGAAATACTTAAGCTGTCTAACGAGTGTATTGCAGATCGGCTTGTTCTATACAGGACCTATCTTAGACATGATGCCAATAAGCTCAGTCATCATATCTATACGCTCGTTCAAAATTGGATGATTCGAAAGAGGTGA
- the whiA gene encoding DNA-binding protein WhiA → MSFAAQTKKELTMIESEPCCEKAELSALIRMLGAVQLSNKKVILDVSTENAAIARRIYSLLKKHFQVHTELLVRKKMRLKKNNVYIVRIPARVQEILKELHIVSEGFMFTPGIEKAVIRKNCCKRAYLRGAFMAGGSVNNPEGSSYHLEIASMYEEHCQALVDLANEFNLNARCIERKKGFIFYIKEGEKIIEMLSIIGAHQALFKFEDVRIMRDMRNSVNRIVNCETANLNKTIGAAVRQIENIKFLDKEVGLDTLPDKLREVAEVRLAHPDINLKEVGELLKGTVSKSGVNHRLRKIDEMAEKIRTEKGLFTNSNL, encoded by the coding sequence TTGTCATTTGCGGCACAGACCAAAAAAGAACTAACCATGATCGAAAGCGAGCCTTGCTGTGAAAAAGCGGAGCTGTCAGCACTCATCCGTATGCTTGGAGCGGTTCAGCTCTCGAACAAAAAGGTTATTTTGGACGTTTCTACGGAGAATGCCGCGATAGCAAGGCGAATTTATTCTTTGCTCAAAAAACACTTTCAAGTGCACACCGAGTTGTTAGTTCGTAAGAAAATGCGGCTCAAAAAGAATAATGTATATATCGTCCGAATTCCGGCAAGAGTTCAGGAAATATTAAAGGAGCTTCACATCGTATCGGAAGGATTTATGTTCACACCAGGCATAGAGAAAGCGGTTATCCGCAAAAACTGCTGTAAGCGGGCTTACCTGCGGGGGGCCTTTATGGCTGGTGGATCGGTGAACAATCCGGAAGGATCTTCCTATCATCTTGAGATTGCATCCATGTATGAAGAGCATTGCCAGGCCTTAGTTGATCTTGCAAATGAGTTCAATCTGAATGCACGCTGCATCGAAAGAAAAAAGGGCTTTATTTTTTACATCAAAGAAGGCGAGAAGATCATCGAAATGCTGAGCATCATCGGTGCCCATCAGGCATTGTTCAAATTTGAGGACGTTCGAATTATGCGGGACATGAGAAATTCGGTGAACCGGATTGTAAACTGTGAGACGGCCAATTTGAATAAGACGATTGGTGCAGCTGTCCGCCAGATTGAGAACATCAAATTCCTGGATAAGGAAGTAGGGCTGGATACCCTGCCTGATAAGCTGCGAGAAGTCGCTGAGGTAAGGCTTGCCCATCCGGATATTAATTTGAAGGAAGTTGGGGAATTACTAAAAGGGACAGTGAGCAAATCGGGTGTGAATCACCGCCTGCGCAAAATTGATGAAATGGCTGAAAAAATTAGAACAGAGAAGGGTTTATTTACGAACTCAAACTTGTAG
- a CDS encoding HPr family phosphocarrier protein: MTKHPVVVRLKTGLHARPAALFVQEANKYSSEIFVEKDDKKVNAKSIMGIMSLAISTGTEVVISAEGADSEQAVNALVSLVSKEELENQ; the protein is encoded by the coding sequence ATGACAAAGCACCCGGTAGTAGTCCGTTTGAAGACGGGTCTTCATGCCAGACCAGCCGCACTATTCGTACAAGAAGCGAATAAGTACTCGTCTGAGATTTTTGTGGAAAAAGATGATAAAAAAGTAAATGCAAAGAGCATCATGGGAATTATGAGCCTTGCAATCAGCACAGGGACTGAAGTTGTCATTAGTGCAGAAGGTGCGGATTCAGAACAGGCTGTAAACGCTTTAGTAAGTCTCGTAAGCAAAGAAGAATTGGAGAACCAATAA
- a CDS encoding SIMPL domain-containing protein, whose translation MNKKWMKPFAAAAIAGALLVGGWSWSAGGTALAQEAAATQNFVSVTGKGEIEVKPDIAYLSIGASSEADTAAAAQKANAAKIQKITTLLKNTWKVDSKDIQTNQFYVQPNYTYSEKDGQKIKGYTAYHTLKVSYRNLEKVGELLDAATNAGANQIDNVVFSIEDTEAFETQVIDKAMANAKLKAGAIANAAQRQLGIVLSVSQGSIDEPVAYYKESMELQSAASSQDSANTAIESGEIKLSTQLTVRYELK comes from the coding sequence ATGAACAAGAAATGGATGAAACCTTTCGCTGCCGCAGCCATTGCCGGAGCACTACTAGTTGGAGGATGGAGCTGGTCTGCAGGGGGGACGGCGCTGGCCCAAGAGGCAGCGGCAACACAGAACTTCGTATCGGTTACAGGAAAAGGTGAGATTGAAGTTAAGCCGGATATTGCCTACCTGTCTATTGGTGCATCATCGGAAGCGGATACTGCAGCGGCGGCACAAAAAGCGAATGCAGCCAAAATTCAAAAGATCACTACACTCTTGAAAAATACCTGGAAAGTGGACAGCAAGGATATTCAAACGAATCAATTCTATGTACAGCCCAATTATACTTACAGCGAGAAGGATGGACAGAAAATTAAGGGCTACACCGCTTATCACACGCTTAAAGTGTCTTACCGTAATCTAGAGAAAGTCGGTGAGCTGCTGGATGCTGCGACCAATGCAGGAGCCAATCAGATCGATAACGTTGTATTCTCTATCGAGGATACAGAAGCGTTTGAAACACAAGTGATAGACAAGGCGATGGCGAATGCGAAGCTTAAAGCTGGAGCGATCGCAAATGCGGCACAGCGTCAGCTGGGTATCGTTCTTAGTGTCAGCCAGGGAAGTATTGATGAACCAGTAGCTTATTACAAGGAATCCATGGAGCTGCAGTCTGCTGCTTCAAGTCAAGACAGCGCCAACACAGCAATTGAGAGCGGAGAGATCAAGCTGTCTACACAGCTGACGGTTCGATATGAGCTGAAGTAA
- the clpP gene encoding ATP-dependent Clp endopeptidase proteolytic subunit ClpP produces the protein MSYIPMVVEQSNRGERAYDIYSRLLKDRIIFLGSDVNDVVANSIIAQMLFLAAEDPEKDIHLYINSPGGSITAGMAIYDTMQFIKPDVSTICMGMAASMGAFLLNAGAKGKRFALPNSEVMIHQPLGGAQGQASDIEIRARRILKMRDKLNHILAERTGQPLERIERDTDRDNFMSAEEAKAYGLVDKVLESSTPEQGL, from the coding sequence ATGAGTTATATTCCTATGGTCGTAGAACAAAGCAATCGCGGTGAACGCGCTTATGACATTTATTCCAGACTGCTGAAAGATCGCATTATTTTCCTTGGCAGTGATGTCAACGATGTCGTCGCTAATTCCATCATTGCTCAAATGCTGTTCCTAGCTGCGGAAGATCCGGAAAAAGATATTCATTTATACATTAACAGCCCTGGCGGTTCCATCACTGCGGGTATGGCGATATACGATACAATGCAATTTATTAAGCCCGATGTCTCCACAATCTGTATGGGTATGGCTGCTTCAATGGGCGCTTTCCTGCTTAACGCTGGTGCGAAGGGCAAGCGTTTTGCTCTCCCTAACAGTGAAGTCATGATCCATCAGCCGCTTGGTGGAGCACAAGGTCAAGCCTCTGATATTGAAATTCGCGCACGCCGTATTCTCAAAATGCGTGATAAGCTGAACCACATTCTGGCTGAACGTACAGGACAGCCGCTGGAGCGCATTGAGCGTGACACAGACCGCGATAACTTCATGTCCGCTGAAGAAGCGAAGGCATACGGTTTGGTTGACAAAGTTCTGGAGTCTTCCACACCTGAACAAGGTCTGTAA
- a CDS encoding sugar-binding transcriptional regulator, whose protein sequence is MRTILEVQKQLLPDLMDVMKKRYTILRQIMISEVIGRRTLANAMDMTERVLRAETDLLKSQGLIEIETVGMRISQAGEELLEMLEPVAKELFGLSEMEEQIRRTYGLRKVIVVPGDSENSEYAKRELGRAGAKALLSVMNDEDVVAVTGGSTTAAIAEHLTPSSSKRDVWFVPARGGLGESLELQANTIASMMAKKLGAQYRLLHVPDLLSNHAYDSLIQDSNIQEILDMIRKARIVIHGIGGAMEMAKRRKLAPQTVTEIRDEGAVAESFGYYFNNEGEVVHTMLTLGMRLEDIRHTELVIAIAGGKSKAASIQAVLRFGQEDILVIDEAAAAEIVKDL, encoded by the coding sequence ATGCGAACGATATTAGAAGTGCAGAAGCAGCTTCTACCTGATCTCATGGACGTAATGAAGAAGAGGTATACCATTCTACGCCAGATCATGATTTCGGAAGTGATTGGAAGGAGAACTCTTGCGAACGCCATGGATATGACAGAGCGTGTACTTAGAGCAGAGACAGATCTGCTGAAGTCGCAAGGACTCATAGAGATCGAGACGGTGGGAATGAGAATCAGCCAGGCTGGAGAAGAGCTGCTTGAAATGCTTGAACCGGTAGCCAAGGAACTGTTTGGACTATCGGAGATGGAAGAGCAGATTAGAAGAACTTATGGACTTCGTAAGGTCATCGTCGTTCCAGGTGATTCTGAGAACTCAGAGTATGCCAAGCGTGAGCTTGGACGTGCCGGTGCCAAGGCGCTTCTCAGCGTCATGAACGATGAAGACGTTGTAGCTGTAACGGGCGGTTCCACGACAGCAGCGATAGCAGAGCATCTGACCCCTTCATCTTCTAAGAGAGATGTATGGTTTGTGCCTGCACGTGGCGGACTTGGAGAAAGTCTGGAGCTTCAGGCAAATACGATTGCTTCCATGATGGCCAAGAAGCTAGGAGCACAATATCGGCTGCTGCACGTACCTGATCTACTAAGCAATCATGCCTATGATTCACTTATACAAGACTCCAACATACAGGAAATTCTGGATATGATCCGTAAGGCACGCATCGTGATTCATGGAATAGGCGGTGCGATGGAAATGGCCAAACGGCGCAAGCTGGCGCCTCAGACGGTTACTGAAATTCGCGATGAAGGTGCGGTGGCAGAATCCTTCGGCTATTATTTCAATAACGAGGGAGAGGTCGTCCATACGATGCTGACACTAGGTATGCGTTTGGAGGACATTAGACACACTGAGCTTGTTATCGCCATCGCAGGCGGTAAGAGCAAGGCAGCTTCGATACAGGCGGTGCTTCGCTTCGGACAGGAAGATATTCTTGTCATTGATGAAGCGGCGGCAGCTGAAATTGTTAAAGATTTATAG
- the gap gene encoding type I glyceraldehyde-3-phosphate dehydrogenase, giving the protein MVKVGINGFGRIGRNVFRAALNNSDVEIVAINDLTDVSTLAHLLKYDTTHGRLNATVEAKEGALIVNGKEVKVFAERNPENLPWAANGVEIVVESTGIFTAKEKAEAHLKGGAKKVIISAPATNEDITIVMGVNEEKYDPANHTVISNASCTTNCLAPFAKVLDESFGIVKGMMTTVHSYTNDQQVLDLPHKDLRRARAAAENIIPSTTGAAKAVSLVLPQLKGKLNGMAMRVPTKNVSVTDLVVELGKNVTVDEVNAALKEAANGPLKGILNYSDEPLVSSDYNSDPASSTIDALSTMVVGDNMVKVVSWYDNEWGYSNRVVDLAAYIASKGL; this is encoded by the coding sequence ATGGTAAAAGTAGGTATTAACGGTTTTGGACGTATTGGACGTAACGTATTCCGCGCAGCGCTGAACAACAGCGATGTAGAAATCGTAGCAATCAATGATTTGACAGACGTAAGCACTTTGGCTCACTTGCTTAAATACGACACAACTCATGGTCGTCTGAACGCAACTGTAGAAGCTAAAGAAGGCGCGCTGATCGTTAACGGCAAAGAAGTTAAAGTATTTGCTGAGCGCAACCCTGAGAACCTGCCTTGGGCAGCTAACGGTGTTGAAATCGTTGTTGAGTCCACTGGTATCTTCACAGCGAAAGAAAAAGCAGAAGCTCACCTTAAAGGCGGAGCTAAAAAAGTTATCATCTCTGCTCCAGCTACAAACGAAGATATTACAATCGTTATGGGCGTAAACGAAGAGAAATACGACCCAGCTAACCATACAGTAATTTCTAACGCTTCTTGTACGACAAACTGCTTGGCACCATTTGCTAAAGTTCTTGACGAGTCCTTCGGTATCGTTAAAGGTATGATGACAACTGTTCACTCTTACACTAACGACCAGCAAGTACTTGACCTGCCGCATAAAGACCTTCGTCGTGCTCGTGCAGCAGCTGAGAACATCATTCCTTCTACAACAGGTGCAGCTAAAGCTGTTAGCCTTGTATTGCCGCAACTGAAAGGTAAACTGAACGGTATGGCAATGCGCGTTCCTACTAAGAACGTATCCGTAACTGACCTGGTTGTTGAGCTTGGCAAAAACGTAACTGTAGACGAAGTAAACGCAGCGCTTAAAGAAGCAGCTAACGGACCGCTGAAAGGCATCCTTAACTACTCCGATGAGCCGCTTGTATCCAGCGACTACAACAGCGACCCAGCTTCTTCCACAATTGACGCTCTCTCCACTATGGTAGTAGGCGACAACATGGTTAAAGTTGTTTCTTGGTATGACAACGAGTGGGGTTACTCCAACCGTGTCGTAGACCTCGCTGCTTACATCGCAAGCAAAGGTCTGTAA
- a CDS encoding phosphoglycerate kinase has translation MNKKSVRDVEVTGKRVFVRVDFNVPLEDGKITDDTRIRETLPTIKYLIENGAKVILASHMGRPKGEFVDSLRLTPAANRLSEMLGKPVAKADEAVGEAVKAEIEKLNNGDVLVLENVRFYPGEEKNDPELAKQFAELADLFVNDAFGAAHRAHASTEGIAHHLPAVSGLLMEKELSVLGKALSNPERPFTAIIGGSKVKDKIDVIDNLLNLADNVLIGGGLTYTFFKAQGHEIGLSLLDESKMDVALSFIDKAKKLGKNFLLPEDIVITKEFSADAETKIVNIDEIPADWEGIDIGPKTRAKYAEVIKNSKLVVWNGPMGVFEIEPFSHGTRQVAEACAATEGYTVIGGGDSAAAAEKFNLADKMDHISTGGGASLEFMEGKALPGVVALNDK, from the coding sequence ATGAACAAGAAAAGTGTACGTGATGTAGAAGTAACAGGAAAACGCGTTTTTGTTCGCGTCGATTTTAATGTACCGCTCGAAGATGGAAAGATTACGGATGATACTCGTATTCGTGAAACACTGCCAACGATCAAATATTTGATCGAGAACGGTGCGAAAGTGATTCTTGCGAGCCATATGGGTCGTCCAAAAGGTGAATTCGTTGATTCTCTTCGTCTGACACCTGCTGCAAACCGTCTGTCCGAGATGCTTGGCAAACCGGTTGCAAAAGCGGATGAAGCTGTCGGTGAAGCAGTAAAAGCAGAAATCGAGAAATTGAACAACGGCGACGTGCTTGTGCTTGAAAATGTCCGTTTCTATCCTGGAGAAGAGAAGAACGATCCAGAACTTGCAAAACAATTTGCAGAACTGGCTGACCTTTTCGTGAACGATGCATTTGGTGCAGCACACCGTGCTCATGCTTCCACAGAAGGTATCGCGCATCATCTTCCAGCTGTATCTGGCTTATTGATGGAGAAAGAATTGTCTGTACTTGGCAAAGCATTGTCCAACCCAGAGCGTCCTTTCACAGCCATTATCGGCGGATCAAAAGTAAAAGATAAAATTGATGTGATCGACAACCTGTTGAACCTTGCAGACAACGTACTGATCGGCGGAGGTCTCACTTACACATTCTTCAAAGCTCAAGGTCATGAAATCGGACTTTCACTTCTGGATGAATCCAAAATGGACGTTGCTCTTAGCTTCATCGATAAAGCGAAAAAGCTGGGCAAAAACTTCCTTCTGCCTGAAGACATCGTAATTACGAAAGAATTCAGCGCTGATGCAGAAACGAAGATCGTCAACATCGATGAAATCCCTGCAGATTGGGAAGGCATTGACATTGGACCGAAGACACGTGCGAAGTATGCAGAAGTGATCAAAAACTCCAAGCTGGTTGTATGGAACGGACCAATGGGCGTATTCGAGATTGAGCCATTCTCACATGGTACTCGTCAAGTTGCAGAAGCTTGTGCAGCAACGGAAGGTTACACTGTAATCGGCGGCGGCGATTCTGCAGCGGCAGCAGAGAAATTCAATCTTGCTGACAAGATGGACCACATCTCTACAGGCGGTGGTGCTTCCCTGGAGTTCATGGAAGGCAAAGCACTCCCAGGTGTTGTGGCATTGAACGATAAATAA
- the tpiA gene encoding triose-phosphate isomerase: MSRTKVIAGNWKMFKTVPEATSFIEAVKGKVEAEGVESVICAPFTNLPALVEAVKGTNIKIGAQNLHFEDNGAFTGEISGLMLKDLGVDYVVIGHSERRQYFNETDETVNKKVHAAFRHGLTPIVCVGEKLEEREADQTKDVCKVQTEAAFAGLAADQAAQVIVAYEPIWAIGTGKSSTAEDANEVIAYIRSIIKGLYNEDVANAVVIQYGGSVKPANVAEYLGQSDIDGALVGGASLEPESYIALVQGAK, from the coding sequence GTGAGCAGAACAAAAGTCATCGCAGGTAACTGGAAAATGTTTAAAACTGTACCGGAAGCCACTTCGTTTATCGAAGCGGTAAAAGGCAAAGTCGAAGCAGAAGGCGTGGAGAGCGTAATTTGTGCTCCTTTTACGAACCTGCCGGCTTTGGTAGAAGCAGTGAAAGGCACAAACATCAAGATTGGTGCACAAAACCTTCACTTTGAAGACAATGGCGCATTCACAGGTGAAATCAGCGGTTTGATGCTGAAGGATCTGGGTGTAGATTACGTGGTCATTGGACACTCCGAGCGTCGTCAGTACTTCAACGAAACCGACGAGACCGTGAACAAGAAAGTCCACGCTGCATTCCGTCATGGTCTTACACCGATCGTATGTGTAGGCGAGAAATTGGAAGAGCGTGAAGCAGATCAAACGAAGGACGTTTGCAAAGTGCAAACAGAGGCGGCTTTTGCAGGACTTGCTGCTGACCAAGCAGCTCAAGTGATTGTAGCTTACGAGCCAATCTGGGCGATCGGAACAGGCAAATCTTCGACTGCAGAAGATGCAAACGAAGTTATTGCTTACATCCGCAGCATCATCAAAGGTCTGTACAACGAAGATGTAGCGAATGCGGTTGTTATTCAATACGGCGGAAGCGTGAAGCCAGCGAATGTAGCTGAATATCTTGGACAAAGCGATATTGACGGTGCATTGGTAGGCGGAGCAAGCCTGGAGCCTGAATCCTACATCGCGCTCGTTCAGGGGGCGAAGTAA
- the gpmI gene encoding 2,3-bisphosphoglycerate-independent phosphoglycerate mutase, whose protein sequence is MTAPKPVALIIMDGFGLRNTEVGNAVAQAKKPNYDRYMAKYPHTTLTACGEAVGLPEGQMGNSEVGHLNIGAGRIVYQDLTRISKSIREGEFFDNETLVGAVRAAKTTGKKLHLYGLLSDGGVHSHINHLFAMLDLAKKEDMHDVYIHAFLDGRDVSPDSGIKFLEQLNAKIAEVGIGKIATVQGRYYAMDRDKRWERVEKSYRAIVYGDGPVYTDPMVAVKESYEKSVFDEFVEPTVIVKEDGQPVGLVESGDSVIFLNFRPDRAIQLSQVFTNQDFRGFDRGDKFPEGLHFVCLTLFSETVEGYVAYSPKNLDNTLGEVLVQNNKKQLRIAETEKYPHVTFFFSGGRDVELPGETRILINSPKVATYDLKPEMSAYEVADACVKEIEADKHDAIILNFANPDMVGHSGMLEPTIKAVEATDECMGRVVEAVLAKGGVVLITADHGNADMVFDENGKPFTAHTTNPVPFIVTSENVELRDGGILADIAPTILDLMELPQPAEMTGHSVISGRK, encoded by the coding sequence ATGACTGCACCAAAACCTGTAGCTCTGATTATTATGGACGGCTTCGGACTGCGTAACACAGAAGTGGGTAACGCAGTAGCTCAAGCGAAGAAGCCGAATTATGATCGTTACATGGCGAAATATCCGCATACAACCCTCACTGCTTGCGGTGAAGCGGTTGGACTGCCGGAAGGGCAAATGGGGAACTCGGAAGTAGGTCACCTCAATATCGGTGCAGGTCGTATCGTATATCAGGATCTAACTCGGATCTCCAAGTCCATTCGTGAAGGTGAATTCTTCGATAACGAAACACTCGTAGGCGCAGTTCGTGCTGCGAAGACAACGGGTAAAAAGCTTCACCTGTACGGACTATTGTCCGACGGCGGTGTTCATAGCCATATCAATCACCTGTTCGCTATGCTCGATCTGGCTAAAAAAGAAGATATGCACGATGTTTACATCCATGCATTCCTCGATGGACGCGACGTATCCCCGGACAGCGGTATCAAATTCCTGGAGCAATTGAATGCAAAAATTGCGGAAGTGGGCATTGGTAAAATCGCAACCGTGCAAGGACGTTATTATGCAATGGACCGCGACAAACGCTGGGAACGTGTAGAGAAGTCTTATCGTGCGATCGTGTATGGAGACGGACCGGTATATACGGACCCGATGGTGGCTGTCAAGGAATCCTACGAGAAATCCGTATTCGACGAGTTCGTTGAACCAACGGTCATCGTTAAGGAAGATGGACAACCTGTGGGACTCGTGGAAAGCGGCGATTCTGTTATATTCCTGAACTTCCGTCCTGACCGTGCAATTCAGCTGTCTCAAGTGTTTACCAACCAGGATTTCCGTGGTTTCGATCGTGGAGACAAATTCCCTGAGGGACTTCACTTTGTATGTCTTACACTCTTTAGCGAAACCGTTGAAGGATATGTAGCATACTCTCCGAAGAACCTGGATAATACACTTGGTGAAGTGCTTGTTCAGAACAACAAGAAACAGCTTCGTATTGCGGAAACAGAGAAGTACCCGCATGTTACTTTCTTCTTCAGCGGCGGCCGCGATGTTGAGCTTCCTGGCGAGACTCGCATTCTTATCAATTCGCCGAAGGTGGCAACTTATGACCTGAAGCCTGAGATGAGCGCTTATGAAGTTGCGGATGCTTGTGTGAAGGAGATCGAGGCAGACAAGCATGACGCGATCATCCTGAACTTTGCAAATCCAGACATGGTGGGTCACTCCGGTATGCTGGAGCCAACGATCAAAGCAGTAGAAGCGACCGATGAATGCATGGGTCGTGTGGTAGAGGCTGTTCTTGCAAAAGGCGGCGTTGTACTGATCACAGCGGATCATGGTAATGCGGATATGGTATTTGACGAGAACGGCAAACCGTTCACAGCACATACAACAAATCCGGTTCCATTCATCGTGACATCTGAGAATGTAGAGCTCCGCGATGGCGGAATTCTGGCAGATATCGCTCCAACGATCCTTGATTTGATGGAACTTCCGCAGCCTGCGGAAATGACCGGACATTCCGTTATTTCAGGACGCAAGTAA
- the eno gene encoding phosphopyruvate hydratase produces MTIISDVYAREVLDSRGNPTVEVEVYTESGAIGRAIVPSGASTGAHEAVELRDGDKDRYLGKGVLNAVKNVNEKIAPEIIGMDALDQLGIDKLMISLDGTPNKGKFGANAILAVSMAVARAAADALDLPLYVYLGGFNAKQLPVPMMNIVNGGEHADNNVDVQEFMILPVGAPSFKEALRTGAEIFHSLKSVLKAKGLNTAVGDEGGFAPNFTSNEDALGAIMEAIEKAGYKPGEDVLLGMDVASTEFYKDGKYTLAGEGKSFTSAEFVDLLASWVDKYPIVTIEDGCSEDDWEGWKLLTEKLGDKIQLVGDDLFVTNTERLGKGIDEKIGNSILIKVNQIGTLTETFDAIEMAKRAGYTAVISHRSGESEDSTIADIAVATNAGQIKTGAPSRTDRIAKYNQLLRIEDQLGELAQYNGLTSFYNLKK; encoded by the coding sequence ATGACAATTATTTCTGACGTATACGCACGCGAAGTCCTTGACTCCCGCGGTAATCCTACAGTAGAAGTTGAAGTATATACAGAGTCCGGTGCAATCGGACGCGCAATCGTTCCATCCGGTGCTTCCACGGGTGCACACGAAGCGGTTGAGCTTCGTGATGGCGACAAAGACCGTTACCTTGGTAAAGGTGTATTGAACGCAGTTAAGAACGTAAACGAAAAAATCGCTCCAGAAATTATCGGTATGGACGCTCTTGATCAATTGGGTATCGACAAACTGATGATCTCTTTGGATGGTACGCCAAACAAAGGTAAATTCGGTGCGAACGCAATCCTTGCTGTATCCATGGCAGTAGCCCGCGCAGCTGCAGACGCTCTTGATCTTCCACTGTATGTATACCTTGGCGGATTCAACGCGAAACAGCTTCCAGTTCCAATGATGAACATCGTTAACGGCGGTGAGCATGCGGACAACAACGTGGACGTACAAGAGTTCATGATCCTGCCTGTAGGCGCTCCTTCCTTCAAGGAAGCTCTTCGTACAGGTGCTGAAATCTTCCACAGCCTGAAATCCGTTCTGAAAGCAAAAGGACTGAACACAGCTGTAGGTGACGAGGGCGGTTTCGCTCCTAACTTCACTTCCAACGAAGACGCTCTTGGCGCGATCATGGAAGCTATTGAAAAAGCAGGCTACAAACCAGGTGAAGATGTTCTTCTTGGAATGGACGTTGCTTCCACTGAGTTCTACAAAGATGGCAAGTACACACTCGCTGGTGAAGGCAAATCCTTTACTTCCGCTGAGTTCGTAGACCTTCTTGCTTCTTGGGTTGATAAATACCCAATCGTTACAATCGAAGATGGCTGCTCCGAGGATGACTGGGAAGGTTGGAAGCTCCTTACTGAGAAACTGGGAGACAAAATCCAACTTGTTGGTGACGACTTGTTCGTTACAAACACAGAGCGTCTTGGTAAAGGTATCGACGAGAAGATCGGTAACTCGATCCTTATCAAAGTTAACCAAATCGGTACACTTACAGAAACATTTGATGCAATCGAAATGGCGAAACGCGCTGGTTACACAGCTGTTATCTCCCACCGTTCCGGTGAATCCGAAGACAGCACAATTGCTGACATCGCGGTTGCAACAAACGCAGGACAGATCAAAACGGGTGCACCTTCCCGTACAGACCGTATCGCGAAATACAACCAACTTCTTCGCATCGAAGATCAATTGGGTGAACTCGCTCAATACAACGGCCTGACTTCCTTCTACAACCTGAAAAAATAA
- a CDS encoding YjfB family protein produces MDIAAMSTVMSMTAVKQAASIQVLNMAKSQAEVMGNQMAQMLSQSAPHPTSGHSIDLKA; encoded by the coding sequence ATGGATATCGCAGCAATGTCTACAGTCATGTCCATGACAGCCGTTAAGCAGGCAGCATCCATTCAGGTGCTGAATATGGCGAAGAGTCAAGCGGAAGTGATGGGCAATCAGATGGCGCAGATGCTCTCTCAGAGTGCGCCGCATCCGACCTCAGGTCATTCGATTGATCTGAAAGCTTAA